A stretch of the Metopolophium dirhodum isolate CAU chromosome 8, ASM1992520v1, whole genome shotgun sequence genome encodes the following:
- the LOC132951288 gene encoding uncharacterized protein LOC132951288: MYLINNPGLIFLILFTLAYVNCDDTPGPYNSHDDSKHKKCKIPWVKATDGNGNVATCKLKCQTKCRYYQQTDQWRCRSSSTGLTKKCECCRDNIPPPSPPS, translated from the exons ATGTATCTCATAAATAATCccggattaatttttttaattttatttacgttGGCGTATGTGAATTGCGATGATACTCCCGGACCGTATAATTCTCACGATGACAGTAAACACAAAAAATGCAAGATTCCCTGGGTTAAGGCTACTGATGGAAATGGCAATGTCGCTACTTGCAAACTTAAGTGTCAAACGAAATGCAGATATTATCAACAAACGGACCAATGGCGTTGTAGATCATCTAGTACAGGTTTAACCAAAAAATGCGAATGTTGTAGAG ATAATATTCCTCCTCCTAGTCCACCTTCATGA
- the LOC132949843 gene encoding uncharacterized protein LOC132949843, translating into MYLINNPGLIFLILFTLAYVNCDDTPGPYNSHDDSENKRCKIPWVEASDGNGNIATCKLKCQTKCRFYQQTDQWRCRSSSTGLTKKCECCRDNIPPPSPPS; encoded by the exons ATGTATCTCATAAATAATCccggattaatttttttaattttatttacgttGGCGTATGTGAATTGCGATGATACTCCCGGACCGTATAATTCTCACGATGACAGTGAAAACAAAAGATGCAAGATTCCCTGGGTTGAGGCTAGTGATGGAAATGGCAATATCGCTACTTGCAAACTTAAGTGTCAAACGAAATGCAGATTTTATCAACAAACGGACCAATGGCGTTGTAGATCATCTAGTACAGGTTTAACCAAAAAATGCGAATGTTGTAGAG ATAATATTCCTCCTCCTAGTCCACCTTCATGA